The DNA region GGCGGCGTTCCTGCGGAGCCGGCGGGCGCGGGTGACGCCCCAGGACGTGGGCATGCCGCCAGGCCTGAGACGGCGCACGCCCGGGCTGCGCCGCGAGGAGGTGGCGCAGCTCTCCGGGGTGGGTGTCACCTGGTACACGTGGCTGGAGCAGGGGCGGCCGATCAACGCCTCGTCGCAGGTGCTCGACGCGGTGGCCCGCACGCTGCGGCTCGACCGGCCGGAGCGCGAGCACCTCTACCACCTGGCGGAGGTGCCGTACGAGCCGGAGTCGGCGCCCGAGCACGCCGTCGGGGCCGGCCCGGAGATCCAGGGCATCCTGGACGCCCTGGTGCCGCTTCCGGCGGTGGTCTACAACGCGCGGTACGACGTGCTGGCCACGAACGCGACGTACGAGATGATGTTCCTCCGGGAGGACGGCAGGCCCTGGACGGGCCCGCTGGGCGTGCGCAATGTGCTGTGGAGCCTGTTCACGATGCCCGCGGACAAGTGCCCGGTGGTCGAGAGGCATCTGGAGCTGCCGCTCATGGTGGCCCAGTTACGGGGTGCGTACGGGCGTCATGTGGGCGAGCCGGCGTGGGAGTCGTTCGTACGGTTGCTGAGCGAGGCGAGCCCGTACTTCGCGGAGCTGTGGCGCAGCGGCGACGTGGTGCCGCCGGGGACCCGGGTGAAGACCTTCCGGCACCACCGGGCGGGCGAGATACGGATGACCTCGGTCTCGCTGTCGATCAACGGGATGCCGGAGTGCCGGATCGTCACCTACACGCCGAACGACGAGGAGAGCCGGCGCTCCATCGACCTCCTGCTGAACGGTGCTTGACGTGCGGAGGGAAAGCGGGGCGAGGGCGAGGGGCGGGGGAAACGACGGATCCCGCCCCCTGCTGGGGACGGGATCCGGTGATTGTGGAGCTAAGGAGAATTGAACTCCTGACCTCCTGCATGCCATGCAGGCGCTCTACCAACTGAGCTATAGCCCCGCGCGTTCTTCGCGCTCCGCGCTGCGAACAAGATGAACTTTAGCCTGTGACCTGCCGGAAAGTGAAATCGGTCCGGCAGGCCACACGCGGTGCTCAGTCGTCGTCGCCGAGGACCGGCTCGGGCAGCGTGCCGGCGTTGTGCTCCAGGAGACGCCAGCCGCGGGCGCCCTCGCCGAGGACCGACCAGCAGCAGTTCGACAGGCCGCCGAGGGACTCCCAGTGCCGGGCCTCCAGCTCGAGCAGCCGGCCGATCGTGGTGCGGATGGTGCCGCCGTGGCTGACCACGACGAGCGTGCCGTCCACGGGCAGCTTCTCGGCGTGCTCCAGGACCACCGGGGCGGCCCGGTCGGCCACCTCGGTCTCCAGCTCGCCACCGCCGCGCCGGACCGGCTCGCCGCGCTTCCACGCGGCGTACTGCTCGCCGTACCGCGAGGTGATCTCGTCGTGGGTCAGGCCCTGCCACTCCCCCGCGTACGTCTCGCGCAGGGCGGAGTCGTGGGCGACGGCGAGGCCGGTGAGCGCGGACAGCTCGGCGGCGGTGGCCGCCGCCCGCTTGAGGTCGGAGGCGACGATCGCGTCCGGCTTCAGCGCGGCGAGCAGCCGGGCGGCCCGGCGCGCCTGGGCGACGCCGGTCTCGGTCAGCTCGATGTCCGTGCTCCCCTGGAAACGGCGCTCCAGGTTCCACGAGGTCTGGCCGTGGCGCCAGAGCACGATGCGGCGGCCGTTGCCGCCCTTGCCACTGGTCAGCTCAGCTCACCGTCCGCACCCTCGGCGCCCGTGAGCCGGGCGTGCTCCTCCGCCTTGCCGCGGGTCTTCACAGCGTCCTCGGGGAGCGGCAGCTCGGGGCAGTCCTTCCACAGACGCTCCAGGGCGTAGAAGACCCGCTCCTCGCTGTGCTGGACGTGGACCACGATGTCGACGTAGTCGAGGAGGATCCAGCGGGCGTCGCGGTCGCCCTCGCGGCGCACCGGCTTGGCGCCGAGCTCCTTGAGCAGCCGCTCCTCGATCTCGTCGACGATCGACTTGACCTGGCGGTCGTTGGGCGCGGAGGCGAGCAGGAAGGCGTCGGTGATCGACAGCACATCGCTGACGTCGTACGCGATGATGTCGTGAGCGAGCCGGTCGGCCGCCGCCTGGGCGGCGGCGTTGACGAGCTCGATGGAGCGATCCGTGGCGGTCACAAGCAGGCTTTCGTCGGCGGTCTGAGACACCTCAAGGGTCTCATGTACCGCCGACGGGCCCGAAAAGGATTACCGGAGGGGGGTCACCCCTTCCCTCCGGGAGCCTTGTAGTCCTCACCCAGCACCACGGTGACCTCGGCGTTTGTGGCGGCCTTGCCCTTGGCGACGGATCCGGCGGGCAGCCCCAGGGTCTTGGCGACCTCCACGGCGGCCGGCTTCTGGGCGTCGTCCGCGTAGAGGACCTGCGACTTCTCCTGGGATCCGGCCCTGGTGCCGCCCACCACGGCGTAACCGCCGTTGATCAGGACCACGCGGGCGGCCTCGGTGGCCTCCTTGCCGCTGCCGTCGCGGATCGCGACCCGGGTGGCGGCGCCCTGCTCGGGGGCGGTGACCTTGCCGCCGAGGATGTCCTTGACGACGCTGTCGCCGGTGGCCTCGCTGAGGGAGCCGTCGGTCTCGACGGGCAGCACGGCGGTCTTGTAGGCGCCGATCTTGGCGTGCTCGGCCAGCTTGGCCAGGGAGGCGCCAAGGTCCTTCTCGGGCAGCGAGGGGTCGAGGATCTGGGCCAGGGTCTCGATGGTGACGGTGGCGGCCTTGGGATCGTCGGAGATCTTCCGCAGCACGCCGTACATGACCTGGCCGAAGCGCTGGAGCTGCTTGGCCTCGGCCTCGCCGGAGGCCCGGTAGGTGGCGTAGGCGACGGCAGCGCGGCCGTTGAGGGTCTGGTCCTCGCCCCTCTTGACCAGCGGCTCGGCGCCGGGCTTGTCACCGGGCACGTCGGTGTCGGTGGTGATGTCGATGTTGCCGACAAGCTCGACGAGGTTCTCCAGGTACGGGGTGTCGAGCCGCCAGGTGCCGGCGATCTTCGCGCCGAGGAGGTTGCCGAGGGCCTCGCGGGTGCCGCTGGAGCCGTCGTCCTCGACGGACTTGGCGAGGGTCGTCGTGGCGCCGTCCTCGTCGGCGACGGCGAGGGAGTTGGGCAGCAGGACGGTGGTGCCCTGCTTGGTGGTGCTGTTGTCGACGAGGAGGGCGGTGGAGGTGCCGCCGCCCTTGGTGTTGTGCAGATGGATGACGATCGTGTCGCGCTGCTGCGGGCCGGTGGCGGTGTTCTGCGCGGCCCCCTCGCCGGACGACAGGCCGGGGAGCTTGCCGGCCGACCAGAGGTAGCCGACGCCGCCGACGGCGACGAGCACCAGGACCACGACGAGGGTGACCAGGCGGTTGCGGCCGCGGCGGCGGGCCTCCTCGCGGCGCTCGGAACGGCTCTCGGTGAACTTGAGCCAGTCGATGACGTCCTCGGAGTCCTCGTCGGGCTCCTCGATGAACGAGAACTGCTCGGTGCGGTAGTCCCGCCCGTCGTTCTCGGGCGCCGGGCGCTGCCCGGGCACGGCGGCCGGGGCGCCGGGGGCGGCCTGCGGCGGACGGGGCGGCGGCGGGGCCTGCGGGGTGGGAACGGGCTCGGTGCGGACCGCCCACTGCTGACCGGTCTGGTCGACCTGACCGGCCTGGCCGACCTGACCCATCTGGCCCGTGTCGTACTGCTGGTAGTCGTACGAGCCGGGCTGCTGCGCGTACGGGTCGTACTGCGGCTGCTGGGGATGCTGGGCCTGCTGGGGAGCCGCCTGCTGCTGCCCGTACGGGTCGTAGCCGTAGTGCTGCGGCGGTGCCTGCGGCTCCGGCTGCTGCTGGACGGGCTGTCCGTACGGGTCGTAGTGCTGCTGCGGGACCTGCTGCTGGTACACCGGCTGCCCGTACGCGTCGTAGCCGATGATCTGCGGCTGCGGATAGTACGGGTCGTACGGGTTCTGCTGATCGTTCACCGGTGCCCCTCCCCGAGGCTCACTCGCCGCGGTACAACTGGCGCTTGTCGATGTAGCGCACCACACCGTCCGGGACCAAATACCAGACCGGGTCGCCCTGCGCGACCCTCGCCCGGCAGTCCGTGGACGAGATGGCGAGCGCGGGGACCTCCACGAGCGACACACCGCCCTTGGGCAGGCCGTCGTCGGTGAGGTCGTGACCCGGCCGGGTGACCCCGATGAAATGGGCGAGGGCGAAGAGCTCCTCGGCGTCGCGCCAGGTGAGGATCTGCGACAGCGCGTCGGCGCCGGTGATGAAGAAGAGGTCCGAGTCGCTGTTGAGGGAGCGCAGGTCCCGAAGGGTGTCGATGGTGTACGTCGGCCCGCCGCGGTCGATGTCGATGCGGCTGACGGAGAACTGCGGGTTGGACGCGGTGGCGATGACCGTCATCAGATAGCGGTCCTCGGCGGGCGAGACCGCCTTGTGGCTCTTCTGCCACGGCTGCCCGGTCGGCACGAACACCACCTCGTCGAGGTGGAACAGGGCGGCCACCTCGCTGGCGGCCACCAGGTGTCCGTGGTGGATCGGGTCAAACGTTCCGCCCATCACGCCGAGTCTGCGCTTGCCGCGACCGCCAGTAGGCACTTCCTGCTCTCCCATGCGTGCAGAGCCTACTGGCACGGCGTCGAACACCGGATCAGCGGCCTCGCGGCTCGGCCGGCCCGCGGCTCAGCGGTCGCGGTTGAAGCGGGTGGTCACCCAGAGCAGCAGCAGCAGCGCGAGCAGGGCGCCGCCACCGGTGACGTACGGGCTGAGGCTTTCGTGGTTGCCGCCGTGCTCGGCACCCTCGTTCGCGAGCGTGACCAGGTTGGCGGCGGTGGCGTGGAGGCTCATCTTCGACGTGACCTTCGATCGGGGATGGGAGCGGAGACTTCGCGCACATCGTATGCGGCGCGTCGCGGAGCGCTCACGCCGACTCAGGCGTTGGCGTCACCGGGGCCGTTTTCCCCGCGCGCCGGGGTGGACGCGGCGGCCTCGGCGTCGGCTCCACCGCGGTCGCTGTCGGCATCGGTGCTGTCGGCGGTGTCGCCGTCGCTGCGGTAGCCGCGGAGCAGGAACCAGGCGAGGAAGGCGCCGCCGACGATCGAGACGAGCAGCACGATGCGCAGCGTGTCGCCCGGGCCCTGCTGGGTGGCGGCGGCGAGCAGGGGCGTGACGGCGGTGGTCGCGATGTCCGGCATGGCGGTCGTGCTCCTCGGTTGTCCACACTGCCCGAGTTATCCACAGGCTCCGGCACACGGTAGTCCCCTCCCCTAGGCTGGGTTGCGTCAGGGGGACGAGCATCGACTCGTACGAACAGGGGGTATCCATGACCGATCACCACGAGGGACACCTGCCGGGCCGGCAGCGCAAGCGCTTCCCCGGCATCTCCTCCCGGGCCTACGAACACCCGGCGGACCGCTCGGCGCTGGTCGCGCTGCGCAAGCTGAGCGGCTTCGACACCGTCTTCAAGGCCCTGAGCGGACTGCTGCCGGAGCGGAGTCTGCGGCTGCTGTTCCTCTCCGACTCCGTGCGGGTGAGCGACGCGCAGTTCACCCATCTCAACGACATGCTGCGGGACGCCTGTTACATCCTGGACCTGGAGAAGGTCCCGCCGATGTACGTGACGCAGGACCCGAAGCCCAACGCCATGTGCATCGGTCTCGACGAGCCGATCATCGTGGTCACCACCGGTCTGGTGGAGCTCCTCGACGAGGAGGAGATGCGGGCCGTCGTCGGACACGAGGTCGGCCACGCGCTGTCGGGTCACTCGGTGTACCGGACGGTGCTGCTCTTCCTCACCAGCCTGGCGCTCAAGATCGCCTGGATCCCGCTGGGGAACGTGGCGATCATGGCGATCGTCACGGCGCTGCGCGAGTGGTTCCGCAAGTCGGAGCTGTCGGCCGACCGGGCCGGGCTGCTCGTCGGGCAGGACGTCCAGGCGTCGATGCGCGGCCTGATGAAGATCGCCGGCGGCAACCACCTGCACGAGATGAACGTGGACGCGTTCCTCGCCCAGGCGGACGAGTACGAGAAGGGCGGCGACCTGCGGGACTCCGTCCTGAAGATCCTCAACGTGCTGCCGCGCTCCCACCCCTTCACCACGGTGCGGGCGGCCGAGCTGAAGAAGTGGTCCGAGACCCGCGACTACCAGCGGATCATGGACGGCCACTACCCGAAGCGCACGGAGGACAAGGACACCTCGGTGACCGACTCCTTCCGCGAGTCCGGGCGGCACTACGCGGACACGGTGCGCACGAGCAAGGATCCGCTGATGAAGCTGGTCAGCGACATAGCCGGGGGCGCCGGCGATCTGGCGGGCGGCCTGGGCGACAAGCTGTTCGGCCGCTCCGGCGGCGGGCAGGGGCCCAAGGGCCCGAAGGGCTCCCAGGGCGAGCCGGACGGTCGGAGCCCGGACGGTCAGAGCGAGGGCTGAGCACCCGGGGCCAGGGTCCCGCAGAGCGCGGAGGTGGTCGGCCGGCCCGTGGCGTACGGGTCGGTGACCGCCTGCCGGCTCGGGTCGGCGGCCCGCTGCCCGGCCAGCAGCGGCCGGAGCGCTCCGGCCGGGTCGGCGTCGCAGGACTGCGGGCCGGCCTGGACGGTGCTGGTGAGCAGTTCGGCGCGGTGCATCCGCAGGTCCTCGCGGTCGAAGCGGAAGTGCAGCTCGCGGTGGACGGTGAACAGCGAGGCGCGGGGCGCCGGGCCGGGGCCGGAGGTCGCGGGCCGGACCGCGTAGGTGAAGGTGTGGTCGGCCGTGACGTCCAGCAGGTCGGTGTTGACCTCGGCGAAGCGCAGGGTGCCCTGGACCCGGATGTTCGGGTCGGCGAGGACCACGGTCCGCGGGTCGAAGCGGACCAGCCAGCCGGAGACGGCGTGCCGGCCGTCGTCCTGGGGCGATTCGACGCTCCGGTCGAACTGCTCCAGCTGGTCGGGGTCGAGGAGGAGCCGCGGCGGGCGGACCGTCTGTCCGGACAGGACCTCGGGATCGAGCGAGGAGGCGACCAGGTACTCCTTGGCGATGCCGAGGGCGGTGACCACCTGGCTCTCGGAGAAGTCGGTGGTGCGGGCGGCGAGGGGGAGGTTGATGCCGGCGGCGCCGGTGCGGTATTCGGCGGCGGGGCTGTGCGCGAAGAGACTGGCGGGGGTGCCGCCGGGGACGGCGTCCTGCGGGGCGAGCGGGACCATGGTGGTGCTCAGGGGTTCGGCGCGCTGGTCGAGCGGGGGCTGGTAGGGGTTGCGGACGCCGAGGTAGACCGCGGTGCCGAAGGCCAGAAGGATCAGCAGGACGAGCATGAGGGCCTGCCGGGAGCCGCTGCGGCCCTCCCGGCCGGGGCGGGAGCGGACCGCCTGGGCGTGCTCCCCCATCCGCTCCTCGGCGGAGAACTCCTGGAGCCGGGCAGCGCGGACGAACGACTCGTCGAAGACGACGGATCGGTACTCGTCCTCACCGCCGGGGAGTCCCTCGGGGTTCCCCTCAGGCGGGTCGCCACGCCCTGCCATACCTTCAGGGTAGGTCGGCGGAAGCCCCGGTAAACGCCCAGGTACACGACAACTTCGGAAGATTTCCGACGCGGCTGCGGCGAATGGGCGAAGGGCCCTGCGGGCGGCGCCGGAGGGGAGGGGTCAGGGGGCGCCCGGGACCGCCGGGACGGGCGGGGCTGAGGACATGGTGGCCGCGGAGGGGGCGGCGGGGGCCTTGTCGACGCCGGTGGTGGCCGGGGGCGGCATGCGGTCCTGGCGGTTGGCGGAGGCGCCGCGGTAGACGGCGCTGAAGGCCAGGGCGACCATGCCGACGCCCATCAATAGGGCGAGCACCCAGGCGACCGGGCGGTGCCAGCGGGCGCTGCCGCGGTAGGGGCGCAGGGCGCCGCCGTGGGGGCCGTAGGGGCCGAAGGCGTCGTCGGCGGTGTCCGGGTCGTAGCTGTCGTGGTGCCGGCCGAGGTCGTAGGCGTCCTCGTAGGGGTCCTCGTCGGCGAGGCCGGCGACGGCGCGGGCCCGGGCGGCCTCGGCCTCGGCGCGGGCCTGGGCGGCGGCGAGCAGCCGCTCGACCGCGGTGGGCTCGTGGAACTGCGCCCCCCGTACGAAGTCCTCGTCGAAGACCACGGTGGCGAATTCCTCGTCGGCGCCGCCGCGGTCGACAGAGTCCTCGGGGTCCTGGCCGTCCTGGAACGGCGTGCCCCCCACGTCGTCCGGCACGGGTTCAGAGTAGACCGGAGAGGGGGTTTTGGGCAGGGAGAGCGCGAACTGTCCCTGCCCGTGACAGCGGCACGGAGGGTGAGTGCCGGTTACCGGATGTGACCGTCGCCGGTCACGATGTACTTGGTGGAGGTGAGTTCCGGAAGGCCCATGGGGCCCCGGGCGTGCAGCTTCTGGGTGGAGATGCCGATCTCGGCGCCGAAGCCGAACTGTCCGCCGTCCGTGAAGCGGGTGGAGGCGTTGACGGCGACGGTGGTGGAGTCGACCAGCTGGGTGAAGCGGCGGGCGGCGGCCTGGGAGGTGGTGACGATGGCCTCGGTGTGGCCGGAGGACCAGAGCCGGATGTGTTCGACGGCCTTGTCGAGGGAGTCGACGACGGCGGCGGCGATGTCGTAGGAGAGGTACTCGGTCTCCCAGTCCTCGGGGGTGGCCGGGACGACGGTGGCCTTGCTGCCCTCGGCGCGGGCGAGGACCCGCTCGTCGGCGTGGACGGTGACGCCGGCCTCGGCGAGGGCGTCCAGGGCGCGCGGCAGGAAGGCGTCGGCGATGTCCTGGTGGACCAGGAGGGTCTCGGCGGCGTTGCAGACGCTGACCCGGTGGGCCTTGGAGTTGACCAGGATGTCGACGGCCATGTCGAGGTCGGCCTGGGCGTCCACGTAGACGTGACAGTTGCCGGTGCCGGTCTCGATGACGGGGACGGTGGACTCCTCGACGACCGTCTTGATGAGGGATGCGCCGCCGCGCGGGATGAGGACGTCGACGAGGCCGCGGGCGCGCATCAGCTCGCGCACCGAGTCGCGGGACTCGCCGGGGACGAGCTGGATGGCGTCGGCGGGGAGGCCGGCGCCGCCGATGGCGTCGCGCACGACCTTCACCAGGGCGGTGTTGGAGGAGTAGGCGGAGGACGAGCCGCGGAGCAGCACCGCGTTGCCGGACTTGAGGCAGAGGGCGGCGGCGTCCACGGTGACGTTGGGGCGGGCCTCGTAGATGATGCCGACGACACCGAGCGGGACGCGGACCTGGCGCAGGTCGATGCCGTTGGGGAGGGTCGAGCCGCGGACGACCTCGCCGACCGGGTCGGGGAGCGCGGCCACGTGCCGGACGTCGGCGGCGATGGCCCGCACCCGCTCGGGGGTGAGGGTGAGGCGGTCGATGATGGCCTCGCTGGTGCCGGCCTCGCGGGCGCGGGCGATGTCCTCGGCGTTGGCCTCGACGATCTCGGCCGTGCGGACCTCCAGGGCGTCCGCCATGGCCAGCAGGGCGTCGTCCTTCGCGGCGCGCGGCAGTGGCGCGATGTCGGCGGCCGCGGCGCGGGCCCGGTAGGCGGTCTGGGCGACCGGGGACATGTTGTCGAAGGGCATGAGCGAGGTCATGTCCGCAGGGTACTGGCACCGCTGCGGACATCCCTCACGTATCCCTCCGCCGTCCCGTACTACGAGACACCCGGCGGGGCGCCGGAGTGACCGGAAGTCGACGGTCGCGGGCGACCGTCCGTCAGTAGGGGTGGACGCCGACCGGGGCGGCCGGTGGCGGGCCGTAGCCCTCGGCGATCCGCTGGTGGTAGGTCTCCCGGTCGATGACCTCCAGGCCGACGATCTCCCACGGCGGCAGCTGGGCGGTCTGCCGGTGCTCGCCCCACAGGCGCAGGGCGACGGCGGCGGCGTCGTGGAGGTCGCGGGCCTCCTCCCAGTAGCGGATCTCGGCGTGGTCGTCGGCGTATCGGCTGGTCAGCAGGAAGGGGTGGTCGTGGGCCAGCTGCTCCAGGGCCCGGCGCACCTCCTTCAGCGGGGCGGCGGCGCCGGAGACGCTGAGGGTGATGTGCCAGAGCTTGGACACCTCCCGCTCCGGCGTCCTGTTGTTCTGGGGTTCCTCGTCGAAGGACTCCTCGTCGAAGTCGGCTCCGGCCTCGACGCTCGTCAGGGCGCGTTCGGTCGTCCCGCGGGCCATGGCCCCTGGGCGCGCTCGTCTCACCGGCGGCCTCCTGTGTGATGCCTGTGCTGTGTGCTGCTGCGCGTGCTGGTCGTTCCCCACCCTCGTCGTCGCCCCCGAGACAAAGTTGACCAGCCCGCGGCGGCGCGTGGGGCGGTTTTGGTAAAGGTCCCTACCGGATGACCAGACTTTCAGCCGTTTCGGTTCACACCGGCGTCGCGTCACATCACCACGAGGTCGTCGCGGTGGACGATCTCCCGCTCGTACTCGGGGCCGAGCTCGCGGGCGAGCTCGTGGGTGGAGCGGCCGAGGAGCTGGGGGATCTCCTTGGCGTCGAAGTTGACGAGCCCGCGGGCGACGGCGCGGCCCGCGGTGTCCCGCAGCTCCACCGGGTCGCCGGCGCTGAACTCGCCCTCGACGGCGGCGATTCCGGCCGCGAGCAGCGACTTCTTTCCCTCGGTCACGGCCCGTACGGCACCGTCGTCGAGGGTGAGGTGGCCGAGCGGGGTGGAGGCGTGGGCGAGCCAGAGCAGCCGGTCGGCGGAGCGGCGGCCGGTGCGGTGGAAGTAGGTGCCGGTGTCGCGGCCGGCCAGGGCGTCGGCGGCGCGGACGGCGGAGGTGAGGACCACGGGGATGCCCGCGGCGGCGGCGATCCGGGCCGCCTCGACCTTGGTGACCATGCCGCCGGTGCCGACGCCGGCCTTGCCGGCCGAGCCGATCTCGACGTGCGCGATGTCGCTCTGTTCGCGCACCTCGGCGATGCGGGAGGTGCCGGGCCGGGACGGGTCGCCGTCGTAGAGCCCGTCGACGTCGGAGAGCAGCACGAGCAGGTCGGCGCGCACGAGGTGGGCGACGAGGGCGGCGAGCCGGTCGTTGTCGCCGAAGCGGATCTCGTCCGTGGCCACGGTGTCGTTCTCGTTGACGACCGGCAGGGCGCCCATGGCGAGCAGCTGGTCCAGGGTGCGGTAGGCGTTGCGGTAGTGGGCGCGGCGGCTGGTGTCGTCGGTGGTGAGCAGGACCTGGCCGACGCGGATGCCGTAGCGGGCGAAGGAGGCGGTGTAGCGGGCGACGAGCAGGCCCTGTCCGACGCTGGCGGCGGCCTGCTGCCGGGCCAGGTCCTTGGGGCGGCGGGTGAGGCCGAGCGGGGCGAGGCCGGCGGCGATGGCGCCGGAGGAGACCAGGACGATCTCCTTCTCGCCGCCGCTGCGGACCTTGGCGAGGACGTCCACGAGGGCGTCGACACGGTCGGCGTCGAGGCCGCCGGACGCGGTGGTCAGCGAGGACGAGCCGACCTTCACGACGATCCTGCGGGCTTCCGTCACGTACTGCCTTGCCACTGTCACCTGCGTCGTCCTCGCCGTCCTGCTCGTGCCGTGCCATGCCATTGCGCGCTGTGCGTGCTGTGCGTGCTGTGCGGTGCCCGGGGCCGTGCTCGCGCGGGTCCCGCCCGGCAGGCAATCTACGCGAGCCGCTCCGGGCGCCGCCCGCCTATTCCGCGGGCTGGACGACGGTGCCGGTATGCGCGGCCCAGGCCGAGGCGATCATGGAACGGACGTCGTGGCGGGCGGTCCAGCCCAGCTCGGTGGAGATCCGCTCGGCGGAGGCGACGACCTTCGCCGGGTCGCCGGGGCGGCGGGCGACCACCTCGGGCGCGATGTCGCGGCCGGTGACCTCGCGGACCAGGTCGATCATCTCCCGTACCGAAACGCCCTCGCCGCGGCCGATGTTGAGGGTCAGATCGGTGTACTCGCCCTTCCCGGCCCGCTCGGCGAGCCGCCGGGCGGCGGCCAGATGGGCGTCGGCGAGGTCGGCGACGTGGATGTAGTCGCGGACGCAGGTGCCGTCGGGGGTCGGGTAGTCGTCGCCGAAGATCAGCGGCGCCGCTCCGGCGTCGAGCCGCTGGAAGACCATGGGGACGAGGTTGGAGACGCCGGTGTCGGCGAGCACGGGGTCGGCGGTGCCGGCCACGTTGAAATAGCGCAGGCAGGCGGTCGCCATGCCGTGGGCGCGGCCGGTGGCGCGCACCATCCACTCCCCCGCGACCTTGGTCTCGCCGTACGGGCTGAGCGGCGCGCACGGGGTGTCCTCGGTCACCAGCTCGGTGTCGGGCATCCCGTACACGGAGGCGGAGGAGGAGAAGAGGAAGGAGCGCACCCCGGCGCCGGCGGCCGCTTCGAGCAGCACCTGCAGGCCGGTGATGTTCTCCCGGTAATAAAGGAGGGGCCGCTCGACGGACTCGCCGACGGCCTTCTTGGCGGCGAGGTGCACGATCCCGCGGACCGCGTGCTCGCGCAGCACCCGGTCGACGAAGGGCCGGTCGAGCACGCTGCCGCGCTCCAGCGGCACGCCCGCGGGCAGGCGGGCCGGGTCGCCGCTGGACAGGTCGTCCAGGACGGCCACCCGCTCGCCGGCCTCGGTCATGGACTTGACGACATGGGAACCGATGTAGCCGGCGCCGCCGGTGATGAGCCACGTCATTCGGGCAGCCTAACGCGAAGCGGACGGCACAAACGGCGGACCGGCCGCTCCCCGCAGGGAACGGCCGGTCCGCACACGAAAGAACCGCGCACGAGAGAACCCACACACGGACGAAGCAGGCGGTCAGCCGCGCTCCGCCAGCGAGCGGCGGAACGCCACGCACTCCTCGTACACCGGCAGGATCCCGGCCTCGCGCGCCTGCGCGAGGGTCGGGCCCTGGGCGTCCTTGGCGGAGAGCTCCGGCTCGCCCTCGACCGGCCACTCGATGCCGATCTCCGCGTCGAGCGGGTAGACGGTGCGCTCGCGCTCGGGGGCGTAGCCCTCGGAGCAGAGGTACGTCACGGTGGCGTCGTCGGTCAGCGCGCAGAAGCCGTGGCCGAGGCCCTCGGAGAGGTAGACGGCCTTGCGCTCCTGGTCGTCGAGGCGCACCGCCTCCCAGCGGCCGAAGGTCGGCGAGCCGACCCGGACGTCCACGATGATGTCGAGGACCGCGCCGCGCACACAGGTCACGTACTTCGCCTGGCCGGGCGGCACGTCGGCGAAGTGGATGCCGCGGACGACGCCGGCGGCGGAGACCGACATGTTGCCCTGCTTCAGCTCCAGCGGGTGGCCGACGGCCTCGGCCATGCGCTCGGCCTTGTACCACTCGAGGAAGAGACCGCGGGCGTCGCCGTGCTGCTGCGGCACGAACTCCCAGGCGCCTTCGATGCCAAGGGGGTTGACCTTCATGAAAAGAGCCGTTCCTCTCTGAGACCTCGGGCCTCGGGCCTCAGGCCTTGTCGGTCCGCTGCTCGGCCTCGTACGCCAGCAGGTTCAGCAGGTAGTCGCCGTAGCCGCTCTTGGTCAGCGGCTCGGCGAGGGCGCGCAGCTGCGCGTCGTCGATGAAGCCGGCCCGCCAGGCGGCCTCCTCCAGGCAGCCGATCTTCATGCCCTGGCGCTCCTCGACCACGCGGACGTACTCGGAGGCCTGCACG from Streptomyces fradiae includes:
- a CDS encoding glutamate-5-semialdehyde dehydrogenase, with product MTSLMPFDNMSPVAQTAYRARAAAADIAPLPRAAKDDALLAMADALEVRTAEIVEANAEDIARAREAGTSEAIIDRLTLTPERVRAIAADVRHVAALPDPVGEVVRGSTLPNGIDLRQVRVPLGVVGIIYEARPNVTVDAAALCLKSGNAVLLRGSSSAYSSNTALVKVVRDAIGGAGLPADAIQLVPGESRDSVRELMRARGLVDVLIPRGGASLIKTVVEESTVPVIETGTGNCHVYVDAQADLDMAVDILVNSKAHRVSVCNAAETLLVHQDIADAFLPRALDALAEAGVTVHADERVLARAEGSKATVVPATPEDWETEYLSYDIAAAVVDSLDKAVEHIRLWSSGHTEAIVTTSQAAARRFTQLVDSTTVAVNASTRFTDGGQFGFGAEIGISTQKLHARGPMGLPELTSTKYIVTGDGHIR
- the proB gene encoding glutamate 5-kinase, whose protein sequence is MTVARQYVTEARRIVVKVGSSSLTTASGGLDADRVDALVDVLAKVRSGGEKEIVLVSSGAIAAGLAPLGLTRRPKDLARQQAAASVGQGLLVARYTASFARYGIRVGQVLLTTDDTSRRAHYRNAYRTLDQLLAMGALPVVNENDTVATDEIRFGDNDRLAALVAHLVRADLLVLLSDVDGLYDGDPSRPGTSRIAEVREQSDIAHVEIGSAGKAGVGTGGMVTKVEAARIAAAAGIPVVLTSAVRAADALAGRDTGTYFHRTGRRSADRLLWLAHASTPLGHLTLDDGAVRAVTEGKKSLLAAGIAAVEGEFSAGDPVELRDTAGRAVARGLVNFDAKEIPQLLGRSTHELARELGPEYEREIVHRDDLVVM
- the galE gene encoding UDP-glucose 4-epimerase GalE; its protein translation is MTWLITGGAGYIGSHVVKSMTEAGERVAVLDDLSSGDPARLPAGVPLERGSVLDRPFVDRVLREHAVRGIVHLAAKKAVGESVERPLLYYRENITGLQVLLEAAAGAGVRSFLFSSSASVYGMPDTELVTEDTPCAPLSPYGETKVAGEWMVRATGRAHGMATACLRYFNVAGTADPVLADTGVSNLVPMVFQRLDAGAAPLIFGDDYPTPDGTCVRDYIHVADLADAHLAAARRLAERAGKGEYTDLTLNIGRGEGVSVREMIDLVREVTGRDIAPEVVARRPGDPAKVVASAERISTELGWTARHDVRSMIASAWAAHTGTVVQPAE
- the rfbC gene encoding dTDP-4-dehydrorhamnose 3,5-epimerase, with the protein product MKVNPLGIEGAWEFVPQQHGDARGLFLEWYKAERMAEAVGHPLELKQGNMSVSAAGVVRGIHFADVPPGQAKYVTCVRGAVLDIIVDVRVGSPTFGRWEAVRLDDQERKAVYLSEGLGHGFCALTDDATVTYLCSEGYAPERERTVYPLDAEIGIEWPVEGEPELSAKDAQGPTLAQAREAGILPVYEECVAFRRSLAERG